A region from the Vibrio navarrensis genome encodes:
- a CDS encoding TolC family protein has protein sequence MKRTHQLLMIGLLSSSLSYTCQAAPITFQQAWQLLQDNNHSLAAQRANVASQEHLQSATRSLDWPSVSVGANYTRLDTDVTLSGEQLMSNTTMPASTGLILQALMPVLSGIETTIAEKDLFSSSIRAIWPIFTGGRISAAQAAAQGKTEEARSQLKMETQARYEDLSKYYFSVVLAKEVLQTRQAVEKGLTQHRDFAIKLEKQGQIAHVERLQAEASLDKAKVETRKAQSNLEIAQSALSKILAQSSLVEPAEGLFINHNLPPLSAFTEQTLATYPGLSLLDAKEQQASALIKAEKGKYYPQVYLYGDYSLYEDDSLASEMKPDWLVGVGVNVPLIDTSGRSEKVKAASSMVSQVHSLKAQAREDLSVLVQKTYLEAQQAVDEVIGLESSIRLAKENLDLREKAFNQGLSNSLEVVDAQLYLASIETQQSAARFRYLISLNKLLALSSEMNSFAQYQASAYAPTQKESL, from the coding sequence ATGAAAAGAACTCATCAGTTACTAATGATTGGGCTACTCTCCAGCTCTCTCTCATACACTTGTCAGGCCGCGCCGATTACCTTTCAGCAAGCTTGGCAGTTGCTACAAGATAACAACCACTCGCTTGCAGCGCAGCGAGCTAACGTTGCCAGCCAAGAGCACCTGCAAAGTGCTACTCGCAGTTTGGACTGGCCTTCGGTGAGCGTCGGCGCGAATTACACCCGCCTTGATACTGATGTCACGCTCAGTGGCGAGCAGTTAATGTCCAATACCACGATGCCTGCGTCAACAGGGCTAATACTGCAAGCGCTTATGCCAGTATTGAGCGGGATAGAAACCACCATCGCAGAAAAAGATCTCTTTAGCTCATCTATCCGCGCTATTTGGCCCATTTTCACCGGCGGGCGCATTAGCGCTGCACAAGCGGCGGCACAAGGCAAAACCGAGGAAGCGCGCAGCCAGCTTAAAATGGAAACGCAAGCACGCTACGAAGATCTCAGCAAGTACTACTTCTCCGTGGTACTCGCCAAAGAGGTGTTGCAAACGCGCCAAGCGGTCGAAAAAGGGCTGACTCAGCACCGCGATTTCGCCATCAAACTGGAAAAACAAGGGCAGATCGCCCATGTCGAGCGTTTACAAGCCGAAGCCTCGTTGGATAAAGCCAAAGTAGAAACGCGCAAAGCGCAAAGTAATCTTGAGATCGCGCAGTCAGCGCTGAGCAAAATTTTGGCTCAGTCAAGCTTGGTCGAACCTGCCGAAGGGTTGTTTATCAACCATAACTTGCCGCCTCTCTCTGCGTTCACTGAGCAGACTCTCGCCACTTATCCGGGCCTTTCATTGTTGGACGCCAAAGAGCAGCAAGCCAGCGCTCTGATCAAAGCAGAAAAGGGCAAATACTATCCACAAGTCTATCTCTATGGCGACTACAGTCTGTATGAAGATGATTCACTCGCCAGCGAAATGAAACCGGACTGGTTGGTCGGTGTTGGGGTAAATGTCCCATTGATTGACACATCTGGGCGCAGCGAAAAAGTCAAAGCCGCCAGCAGCATGGTCTCGCAAGTACATTCACTCAAGGCGCAAGCGCGAGAAGATCTGTCGGTGCTGGTACAAAAAACCTATCTTGAAGCGCAGCAAGCGGTGGATGAAGTGATCGGTTTGGAGTCGAGTATTCGCCTTGCCAAAGAGAACCTCGATTTGCGGGAAAAAGCCTTTAATCAAGGGCTTTCGAACTCACTGGAAGTGGTCGATGCACAATTGTACTTGGCCAGTATTGAAACGCAGCAATCCGCCGCCCGCTTTCGCTATCTCATCTCACTCAATAAGCTGCTGGCTCTGAGCAGTGAAATGAATAGCTTTGCTCAATATCAAGCTAGCGCCTACGCACCCACTCAAAAGGAATCACTATGA
- a CDS encoding HlyD family secretion protein, which translates to MKSLKPILLSLCAVGAVSWIGYQFYQAYQPKPVRLQGMIEAQQYSISSKVPGRIDQVLVRKGDTVSKGQLVFTLHSPEIEAKLEQAKAGEKAAGALAQEAEKGARAQQIQVAKDQWLKAKAAADLMEKTYQRVNNLYKDGVVAEQKRDEAMTQWQAAKYTESAAFQMYELAKEGARDETKLAAAEKARMAAGAVAEVEAYASDTRIESWFDGEVSQVLLQSGELAPQGFPVVTVIDTHDAWAVLNVREDLLKHFQKGETFSAYLPALDKNVQFRVTHIAVMGDFATWRATDASQGFDLRTFEVEARPVEPISALRMGMSLVVEL; encoded by the coding sequence ATGAAATCGCTCAAACCTATTCTGCTTTCTCTCTGCGCTGTGGGTGCGGTGAGCTGGATCGGATACCAGTTTTACCAAGCATATCAGCCAAAGCCGGTACGTTTACAGGGAATGATTGAAGCGCAGCAATACAGTATCTCCTCCAAAGTGCCGGGACGCATTGACCAAGTTTTGGTCCGCAAAGGCGATACGGTGAGCAAAGGGCAATTGGTGTTTACCTTGCATAGCCCAGAGATCGAGGCAAAGCTAGAGCAAGCCAAAGCGGGAGAAAAAGCCGCCGGAGCACTGGCGCAAGAAGCGGAAAAAGGCGCTCGCGCGCAGCAAATTCAAGTAGCCAAAGATCAGTGGCTTAAAGCGAAAGCGGCCGCCGATTTAATGGAGAAGACTTACCAGCGCGTCAACAATCTGTACAAGGATGGCGTGGTCGCAGAACAAAAGCGTGACGAAGCGATGACCCAATGGCAAGCCGCCAAATACACCGAAAGCGCGGCATTCCAAATGTATGAGCTCGCCAAAGAAGGCGCGCGCGATGAGACCAAACTCGCGGCGGCAGAAAAGGCGCGCATGGCGGCAGGAGCCGTTGCGGAAGTGGAAGCTTACGCGAGTGATACCCGTATTGAGAGTTGGTTTGACGGTGAAGTGTCTCAGGTTTTGCTACAAAGTGGCGAGTTAGCGCCTCAAGGCTTCCCTGTCGTGACCGTGATTGATACCCATGATGCTTGGGCCGTGCTTAACGTGAGAGAAGATTTGTTAAAACACTTTCAAAAAGGTGAGACCTTCAGCGCTTATTTACCTGCTCTGGATAAAAACGTGCAGTTTCGCGTCACTCATATTGCGGTGATGGGCGATTTTGCCACTTGGCGGGCGACCGATGCCTCACAAGGTTTCGACTTACGTACTTTCGAAGTCGAAGCTCGTCCTGTGGAGCCCATTTCTGCTCTGCGCATGGGCATGAGTTTGGTGGTTGAGCTGTAA
- a CDS encoding ABC transporter permease, translating into MMNAIYAQLHVLRHDKWLLSCLTWIPLLIALMIWGVFSAGIARDLPIGIVDQSHSTLSRKLVQMLDASPTLSTERAYSDVTAAKDALIRGEIYAYVIIPDHFDRDIYLKQPPQISAFYNSQYILTGRLVNSAIVQAQGHFNAALETVKSLSHGNQTTASAMGSAVTITTQISPLFNQNTNYAQFLVSAVVPAIWQIMMVVCTILILAANLRVYARSPEKLEIWLGDNILLTLFRTLSCYLPIFMLHGLAFLCWFYFILDWPFHGHFLPIVIAQLFTVLACMIMGAFFFSMTLDAARAMSFAGAFTAPSFAFMGITFPVTDMSAPAQFWRGLLPVSHYIEVQVSQASYGAEFYHALQPLAPMVGYLLPALLTLLLMKKHLNKAEGKS; encoded by the coding sequence ATGATGAACGCTATCTACGCGCAACTGCATGTGCTGCGGCACGACAAATGGCTTTTGTCGTGCTTGACTTGGATCCCACTGCTAATTGCCTTAATGATTTGGGGCGTATTTTCCGCTGGGATCGCTCGTGATTTGCCAATTGGCATTGTTGATCAGTCACACAGCACATTATCACGCAAGCTGGTGCAAATGCTGGATGCTTCGCCCACACTCAGCACAGAGAGAGCATACTCAGACGTTACCGCCGCCAAAGACGCCCTGATTCGTGGTGAGATATACGCTTACGTGATCATCCCCGACCATTTTGATCGCGATATTTATCTCAAGCAGCCTCCGCAGATTTCGGCGTTTTACAACAGTCAATACATACTGACTGGCCGCTTAGTCAACTCTGCCATTGTGCAAGCGCAAGGGCACTTTAACGCCGCATTAGAAACGGTCAAAAGCCTCAGTCATGGTAACCAAACCACTGCGAGCGCCATGGGGAGCGCCGTGACCATTACCACGCAAATCTCTCCGCTGTTTAACCAAAATACCAACTACGCGCAGTTTTTGGTTTCAGCGGTGGTACCCGCTATCTGGCAAATTATGATGGTGGTGTGCACGATTTTAATTCTGGCGGCAAATTTACGAGTCTATGCGCGATCCCCTGAAAAACTGGAGATCTGGCTTGGTGATAACATTCTACTCACCCTTTTCCGCACTCTGAGCTGCTATCTGCCTATCTTTATGCTGCATGGTTTGGCTTTTCTGTGCTGGTTCTACTTCATCCTTGACTGGCCTTTTCACGGCCACTTTTTGCCCATTGTGATTGCGCAGCTTTTCACCGTATTAGCATGCATGATCATGGGCGCTTTCTTTTTTTCTATGACGCTTGATGCCGCCCGAGCGATGAGTTTTGCCGGCGCATTTACCGCGCCCAGTTTTGCCTTTATGGGCATTACCTTCCCGGTTACCGACATGAGCGCGCCCGCGCAGTTTTGGCGTGGATTATTACCGGTGAGTCATTACATCGAAGTACAAGTGTCTCAAGCCAGCTATGGGGCTGAGTTCTATCACGCATTGCAACCTCTTGCGCCGATGGTGGGTTATCTGCTGCCTGCCCTGCTCACTCTCCTTCTGATGAAAAAGCACCTTAACAAAGCGGAGGGAAAATCATGA
- a CDS encoding ABC transporter permease — protein MSWLELLKAELKALLTNPVVTLTVFGGVLFYSFLYPLPYAQQTPREQAISVVNLDMSPTSLRLERMVDATPQVKIVRRDGTLAEAKAAFLAGKVSGILLIPEHFYKDLLLGKSPTLSYAGDASYFLVYGTVVEGLAQTGGTLAAQVKVSKLLIDGVPLAFAANQYSAVKLNLKPTFNPTMGYVDYVVPAVFVLILQQTLIMAAGLIVGTQKHGQGYWSHVPRWKLLSVRTAVLVAIYYLLSAYYFGASFTMHGINTLASISSLLSLLLPFLLASCLLGYWLGDLLPRRELVTLVVLISSMPLIFLAGFIWPVEMIPAPLLWVAQLSPSTSAIKGFLALNQMGASWQQVSLHWSSLWGLVLFWLCACLLLWRRQQP, from the coding sequence ATGAGCTGGCTTGAACTACTCAAAGCAGAGTTGAAAGCGCTGCTAACCAATCCGGTGGTAACCCTGACTGTATTCGGTGGTGTGTTGTTCTATTCGTTTCTCTATCCACTACCCTACGCGCAGCAAACGCCACGAGAGCAGGCGATTTCAGTCGTCAACCTTGATATGAGCCCCACCAGCTTGAGGCTCGAACGCATGGTCGACGCGACTCCTCAAGTGAAAATCGTCCGCCGCGATGGCACGTTGGCTGAGGCAAAAGCGGCTTTTCTTGCTGGAAAGGTGAGCGGCATTTTGTTGATCCCAGAGCATTTCTACAAAGACCTATTGCTGGGTAAAAGTCCGACACTGTCGTATGCAGGCGATGCCTCCTACTTTCTGGTGTATGGCACCGTGGTGGAAGGGCTGGCACAAACTGGTGGTACGCTGGCAGCGCAGGTCAAAGTCTCGAAACTGCTGATAGATGGTGTACCACTCGCTTTCGCGGCCAATCAGTACAGCGCGGTAAAGCTCAACCTCAAGCCAACCTTTAACCCAACCATGGGTTACGTTGACTATGTAGTGCCCGCGGTGTTTGTGCTGATTTTGCAGCAGACTTTGATCATGGCGGCGGGACTTATCGTCGGTACACAAAAACATGGCCAAGGTTATTGGTCACATGTACCGCGCTGGAAGTTGCTCAGCGTAAGAACCGCAGTACTGGTGGCTATCTATTATCTGCTCAGCGCCTACTATTTCGGTGCCAGTTTTACTATGCATGGCATCAATACGCTGGCCAGCATATCATCACTGCTCAGCTTGCTGTTGCCGTTTCTGCTTGCCTCTTGCCTGCTTGGCTATTGGCTGGGTGATTTGCTTCCGCGCCGTGAACTGGTCACACTGGTGGTGCTTATCAGCTCCATGCCGCTGATTTTCCTTGCTGGTTTCATCTGGCCTGTCGAGATGATCCCAGCGCCGCTTCTATGGGTCGCCCAATTGAGCCCGAGTACCAGCGCGATAAAAGGCTTTCTCGCTCTCAATCAAATGGGGGCTAGCTGGCAACAAGTCAGCCTTCATTGGAGCAGTTTGTGGGGATTGGTGCTGTTTTGGCTTTGTGCCTGCTTGCTATTGTGGCGCCGCCAACAGCCGTGA
- a CDS encoding chromosome partitioning protein ParA — translation MTSPNNQADEQADEQDDVVVIEERDKRTFVYIAIAAVLGMAFGGLIGAHFTAQKWQETYQGLQQQYQSLANDKTQLVASVKSREASLDSEVDKKLEAEIALRQKEHQAELEKLQNQLTEMEKLNITLEGQIKSQKAQIETTQTENDKLSRQADMQSNMFERSRELFRREMEISQELEALQKEREVLVPKLETLKKACEVYLSGKSWDAKSDACDNQDEASSRLSQVDQLIEVYKMDLKQIKSITQEMGL, via the coding sequence GTGACTTCGCCAAATAATCAAGCTGATGAACAAGCTGATGAACAAGATGATGTGGTCGTCATCGAGGAACGAGACAAACGTACGTTCGTGTATATTGCGATTGCTGCTGTATTAGGCATGGCGTTTGGTGGTTTGATCGGCGCTCACTTTACGGCTCAAAAATGGCAAGAGACTTATCAAGGGCTGCAGCAGCAGTATCAAAGCCTAGCAAATGACAAAACTCAGTTGGTGGCGAGCGTTAAATCACGCGAAGCGAGTTTGGACTCTGAGGTGGACAAAAAGCTCGAAGCAGAAATCGCACTGCGACAAAAAGAGCATCAGGCGGAGCTTGAAAAGCTGCAAAATCAACTCACTGAAATGGAAAAACTGAACATCACCTTGGAAGGGCAGATCAAATCGCAAAAAGCGCAGATTGAAACCACGCAAACCGAGAACGATAAGCTCAGCCGTCAGGCCGATATGCAAAGTAATATGTTTGAGCGCTCGCGAGAACTTTTCCGCCGTGAAATGGAGATTTCTCAAGAGTTGGAGGCGCTGCAAAAAGAGCGGGAAGTGTTGGTTCCGAAGTTGGAAACACTGAAGAAAGCGTGTGAAGTGTATCTTTCCGGTAAGTCTTGGGACGCGAAATCCGATGCGTGCGATAACCAAGACGAAGCCAGTTCGCGCTTAAGTCAAGTGGATCAACTGATCGAAGTGTACAAAATGGATTTGAAGCAGATTAAATCCATTACCCAAGAGATGGGATTGTAA
- a CDS encoding alanine/glycine:cation symporter family protein, with the protein MNDLQSLLQTIDNFVWGPPLLILLVGTGIYFTFTLGLIQFKHLPTALAMVFSKEKSTDKQGDVSSFAALCTALSATIGTGNIVGVATAIKLGGPGALFWMWLAALFGMATKYAECLLAVKYRKVDDKGQMIGGPMYYLQYGVGSKALAILFAVFALGVACFGIGTFPQVNAILDASEISLGVSREIAASVLTLLVAFVTLGGIKSIASVAGKVVPAMALFYVLACLSVIIMNGDQLLSALELVLVSAFSSTAATGGFLGASIMLAIQSGIARGVFSNESGLGSAPMAAAAAKTDSCVKQGLISMTGTFFDTIVICTMTGLALILTGAWQSDFSGAAMTTHAFAVGLNAETLGPILVSIGLMFFAFTTILGWNYYGERCVVFLLGTKAVLPYKVIFLALVASGAFMQLDMIWILADIVNGLMAIPNLIGLIALRHVVIEETKLFFQSASRNDELDTVNA; encoded by the coding sequence ATGAACGACCTGCAATCATTGCTACAAACTATCGATAACTTTGTCTGGGGACCACCACTGCTTATCCTGCTGGTTGGTACGGGCATCTACTTCACCTTTACTCTTGGCTTAATCCAGTTCAAACATTTACCGACCGCTTTAGCGATGGTCTTTAGTAAAGAGAAATCCACCGACAAACAGGGCGATGTGTCCAGTTTTGCTGCACTGTGCACTGCACTTTCCGCCACCATTGGTACCGGTAATATCGTCGGTGTCGCCACGGCCATTAAACTCGGTGGCCCGGGTGCGCTGTTTTGGATGTGGCTTGCCGCGCTATTCGGCATGGCAACCAAATACGCAGAATGCTTACTGGCGGTGAAATATCGCAAAGTGGATGACAAAGGACAGATGATCGGCGGTCCTATGTACTACCTGCAATACGGTGTCGGCTCAAAAGCGTTGGCAATTTTGTTTGCTGTGTTCGCTCTTGGCGTTGCGTGTTTCGGTATCGGCACCTTCCCGCAGGTGAATGCCATCCTTGATGCGAGCGAAATTTCGCTGGGTGTGTCACGAGAAATAGCCGCGTCAGTGCTCACTCTGCTGGTAGCATTCGTCACTTTAGGCGGCATCAAATCAATTGCAAGCGTGGCAGGCAAAGTGGTTCCGGCGATGGCGCTGTTTTATGTTCTGGCTTGTCTGAGCGTCATCATCATGAATGGCGATCAACTGCTCAGCGCGCTTGAGCTGGTGCTGGTTTCTGCATTTAGCTCAACGGCGGCAACTGGTGGCTTCCTTGGCGCAAGTATCATGCTGGCCATCCAATCGGGTATAGCGCGCGGTGTCTTCTCCAACGAATCGGGCCTAGGCAGTGCGCCTATGGCGGCCGCGGCGGCCAAAACCGATTCTTGTGTCAAGCAGGGCTTGATCTCCATGACTGGCACCTTCTTCGACACCATCGTTATTTGTACCATGACGGGGCTGGCACTCATCCTTACTGGCGCATGGCAAAGTGATTTCTCTGGCGCAGCGATGACAACCCATGCGTTTGCCGTTGGGCTCAATGCGGAAACTCTGGGGCCCATTCTGGTTTCAATCGGTTTGATGTTTTTTGCCTTTACCACCATCTTGGGCTGGAATTACTACGGCGAGCGCTGTGTGGTCTTTTTGCTCGGCACCAAGGCGGTATTGCCCTACAAGGTGATTTTCTTAGCGCTGGTCGCCTCTGGCGCGTTTATGCAACTCGACATGATTTGGATTTTAGCCGACATCGTGAACGGTTTGATGGCCATTCCCAATTTGATCGGCTTGATCGCGCTACGCCACGTGGTCATCGAAGAGACCAAACTCTTTTTTCAGTCCGCATCGCGCAATGACGAGCTGGATACAGTGAACGCATAA
- a CDS encoding LysE family translocator — protein MDILNFEAFLLAITILTLTPGLDTALVIRNTSRAGLKDGCMTSLGICFGLFVHALFSAIGISAILAQSAELFQMVKMIGAAYLIWLGLSSLRALMKSGAGMTVAEMTHQSYSAKRSLREGFLSNVLNPKTAVFYLAFLPQFVNPEGSPLLQSMTMAAIHFVIAMVWQCGLAGALNSAKNLLKNASFMKWMEGATGTVLVVLGIKLLIEKPV, from the coding sequence ATGGACATTCTAAACTTCGAAGCGTTTCTGCTCGCCATCACCATACTGACATTGACTCCCGGGTTAGATACCGCATTGGTGATCCGTAATACCAGTCGCGCAGGGCTTAAAGATGGCTGTATGACCAGCCTGGGTATCTGCTTTGGCCTTTTTGTGCACGCTCTTTTCTCTGCGATTGGCATTTCTGCCATCCTTGCACAATCTGCCGAGCTTTTTCAGATGGTAAAAATGATTGGTGCCGCCTATCTTATTTGGCTGGGACTCAGTAGCTTAAGAGCGCTGATGAAAAGTGGTGCAGGCATGACGGTCGCGGAAATGACTCACCAGTCATACAGTGCCAAGCGTTCGCTCAGGGAAGGGTTTCTTTCCAACGTGCTCAATCCGAAAACGGCGGTGTTTTATTTGGCGTTTTTGCCTCAGTTTGTTAACCCAGAAGGCTCTCCGCTGCTGCAATCCATGACCATGGCGGCGATTCACTTTGTGATTGCGATGGTGTGGCAATGCGGACTAGCAGGGGCGTTGAACTCGGCGAAAAATTTGCTCAAAAATGCCAGCTTCATGAAATGGATGGAAGGAGCAACAGGAACGGTTTTGGTGGTTCTGGGTATCAAATTGCTGATTGAGAAACCCGTGTGA
- a CDS encoding carboxypeptidase M32 yields MNAFQQLVEHSKKVSNFQHLSSIIGWDQAAVMPSGGAEARSNAMAELDVHIHSLMTQPHLADLFDQAQELPLSTEEQAVLREMKRTWQQDNLLPEALVKAQSLAGSKCEHAWRSQRKNNDWAGFEKNWAEVVKLSQEEAQIRADANGTSPYDAMLELYEPGTSSASLDALFAEVKTWLPSLIDNAIEKQKSRSILLPNSHYPAEKQKALGLEVMKLLQFDFEHGRLDESTHPFCGGVPSDVRITTRYNESEFVQSLMGIVHETGHARYEQGLPQAFAGTPAGEARSMGIHESQSLFFEMQLGRSEAFVEHLSRLASNHFQGAEFAKDNLSKIYTHVEKGFIRVDADELTYPAHVILRYEIERDLMNGAIKHTDVPELWHEKMQAYLGLSTAGNFTNGCMQDIHWTDGSFGYFPSYTLGAMYAAQFMAAMRKTVDVDSVVRSGDLTPIFHWLSSNIWSKGSLLTTDELVKAATGETLNSEHFKRHLVSRYLG; encoded by the coding sequence ATGAACGCATTTCAACAACTGGTCGAACATTCAAAGAAAGTGTCCAATTTTCAACATCTCTCCTCCATCATTGGCTGGGATCAAGCCGCGGTGATGCCATCAGGCGGCGCTGAAGCACGCTCCAATGCCATGGCAGAACTCGATGTTCATATCCACTCACTGATGACACAGCCACACCTCGCTGATTTGTTTGACCAAGCACAAGAGCTTCCGCTCTCAACAGAAGAACAAGCCGTGCTGCGCGAGATGAAACGTACTTGGCAGCAAGACAACCTGCTCCCGGAAGCGCTAGTTAAAGCTCAATCACTTGCCGGTTCAAAATGCGAGCACGCTTGGCGCAGTCAACGTAAAAACAACGATTGGGCTGGCTTTGAGAAAAACTGGGCTGAAGTGGTTAAGCTTTCCCAAGAAGAGGCGCAAATTCGTGCTGACGCCAATGGCACATCGCCCTACGATGCTATGCTCGAACTCTATGAACCCGGCACGAGCTCTGCGTCACTCGATGCGCTTTTTGCCGAGGTAAAAACTTGGCTTCCATCACTCATCGATAACGCTATCGAAAAGCAGAAATCACGTTCAATACTTTTGCCCAATAGTCACTATCCGGCTGAAAAACAAAAAGCACTCGGTTTAGAAGTGATGAAGCTGCTGCAATTTGACTTCGAACATGGCCGTTTGGATGAGAGCACCCACCCATTTTGTGGTGGAGTACCGAGCGATGTGCGCATTACTACCCGTTATAACGAAAGCGAATTTGTGCAGTCCTTAATGGGTATTGTTCACGAAACAGGTCATGCACGTTATGAGCAAGGCTTACCTCAAGCCTTCGCAGGAACACCTGCTGGTGAAGCTCGCTCTATGGGCATCCACGAGTCTCAGTCCCTGTTTTTCGAAATGCAGCTTGGCCGCAGTGAAGCGTTTGTGGAACACTTATCGCGTCTCGCCTCAAATCATTTCCAAGGTGCGGAATTTGCCAAGGACAACCTGTCAAAAATCTACACCCACGTTGAAAAAGGCTTTATTCGGGTTGATGCGGATGAGCTCACCTACCCCGCTCACGTCATTTTACGCTACGAAATCGAGCGCGATCTGATGAACGGTGCCATCAAACACACCGACGTCCCTGAGCTGTGGCATGAAAAAATGCAAGCTTACCTTGGACTTTCTACTGCTGGCAATTTCACCAATGGCTGTATGCAAGACATTCACTGGACCGATGGTAGCTTTGGCTATTTCCCAAGTTACACATTGGGCGCGATGTATGCGGCGCAATTTATGGCAGCAATGAGAAAGACGGTAGATGTGGACAGCGTGGTTCGTTCTGGCGACTTGACGCCAATCTTCCACTGGTTGTCGAGCAATATCTGGAGCAAAGGTAGCCTTTTAACCACCGACGAACTGGTCAAAGCGGCAACGGGCGAGACATTAAATTCCGAGCACTTTAAGCGTCACTTAGTTTCTCGCTATCTCGGATAA
- a CDS encoding sugar O-acetyltransferase produces MKTEKQKMLTGEPYDAGDQELLQARLSCRKTLHSLNNSLPLSGEWRAAIDELLPDSYQAYIEPPFRCDYGTNIKLGKNFYANFNCVILDVAEVSIGDNVLFAPNVQIYTAGHPIDVKGRVEDGVEFGLPIHIGNNVWLGGGVIVCPGVNIGNNSVIGAGSVVTKDIPDNVVAVGNPCRVVKQITENELNS; encoded by the coding sequence ATGAAAACTGAAAAACAAAAAATGCTCACTGGAGAACCATACGATGCAGGGGATCAAGAACTTTTACAAGCACGGTTATCCTGTCGTAAAACTTTGCACAGCTTAAACAACAGCCTCCCTCTAAGCGGAGAGTGGAGAGCGGCGATTGACGAACTATTGCCTGACAGTTATCAGGCTTATATTGAACCGCCCTTTCGCTGCGACTACGGCACAAACATTAAATTGGGTAAGAATTTCTATGCGAACTTCAACTGTGTCATTCTCGACGTAGCTGAGGTCTCAATCGGGGATAACGTTTTGTTTGCCCCTAATGTGCAAATCTATACCGCAGGCCATCCTATCGACGTCAAAGGCCGCGTTGAGGACGGTGTTGAGTTTGGCTTACCGATTCACATAGGCAACAACGTTTGGCTGGGTGGCGGCGTTATCGTCTGCCCCGGAGTCAACATTGGTAACAATAGTGTTATTGGCGCGGGTAGCGTGGTCACAAAAGACATTCCCGATAATGTGGTCGCTGTGGGCAATCCGTGTCGCGTGGTCAAACAGATTACAGAGAATGAGCTAAATAGCTGA
- a CDS encoding integron integrase translates to MKSQFFLSLQEFMHAKYYANKTIKSYLFWIKRYIVFHQMQHPSRLNDEQVEQFLTHLAVKEKVAAKTQALALNAIQFLYRDYFRTPLNQDLKFKRSLVDKKLPVVLTKDEMRRFMQFIDPKYKLHVMLLYGSGLRVMECVRLRVQDIDYDYGAIRIWQGKGGKNRTVTLAKELHPLLKEQEALARRYYHKDMITPGYAGVWMMNALQKKHPGAEFEFNWHYLFPSTKLSIDPETGLQRRQHINEAALQRAVRRTAADAGITKSITCHTLRHSFATHLLESGADIRTVQEQLGHSDVKTTQIYTHVLDRGASGVLSPLSRL, encoded by the coding sequence ATGAAATCTCAGTTCTTTCTTAGCCTGCAAGAGTTTATGCATGCCAAGTACTACGCCAATAAAACCATAAAAAGCTATCTGTTCTGGATCAAACGTTATATCGTCTTTCACCAGATGCAACATCCTTCTCGCTTGAATGACGAACAGGTAGAGCAATTTTTAACTCACTTGGCAGTCAAAGAAAAAGTCGCGGCCAAAACACAAGCACTTGCTCTCAATGCGATTCAATTTTTATACCGTGATTACTTTCGCACACCTCTAAATCAGGATTTGAAATTTAAGCGATCCTTGGTCGATAAAAAACTGCCTGTAGTACTGACCAAAGATGAAATGCGCCGCTTCATGCAGTTCATAGACCCCAAATACAAACTGCACGTAATGCTCCTCTATGGCTCAGGATTGAGGGTCATGGAGTGCGTAAGGCTCAGAGTTCAAGATATTGATTATGATTACGGCGCGATCCGTATTTGGCAAGGTAAAGGCGGGAAGAATCGAACGGTGACATTGGCTAAAGAACTCCACCCGCTGCTCAAAGAGCAAGAAGCACTGGCACGACGATATTATCACAAAGATATGATCACACCCGGTTATGCGGGCGTATGGATGATGAACGCGCTACAGAAAAAACACCCAGGCGCTGAGTTTGAGTTCAACTGGCATTACCTGTTTCCATCAACCAAGCTTTCCATCGATCCTGAAACTGGCCTACAACGCCGGCAACATATCAACGAAGCCGCTTTGCAACGTGCGGTGCGAAGAACTGCAGCCGACGCTGGGATCACAAAGAGCATCACTTGCCACACCTTGCGGCACAGTTTTGCAACTCACTTACTTGAATCAGGCGCTGACATTCGTACCGTGCAAGAACAGTTAGGACACTCAGATGTCAAAACAACGCAAATCTATACTCACGTGCTCGACAGAGGCGCATCAGGCGTACTCAGCCCGTTATCTCGTTTGTAA